Proteins encoded by one window of Lates calcarifer isolate ASB-BC8 linkage group LG5, TLL_Latcal_v3, whole genome shotgun sequence:
- the toporsa gene encoding topoisomerase I binding, arginine/serine-rich a codes for MSAIKIALQQSQKSGRRKTSEAMSAEVSPDSKCPICLDIFNNISYLDLCLHKFCFRCIHEWSKNKAECPLCKQPFNSIYHSIKSEQDFKKYDLQPVDNGSFGTFGGVRFRYRTTLTGAQRQMWGRTSPPPDNGVMFEASTNPPQQRQDRYIRRMMMRLAAKRRAASEGRAVNSVREQEMINFRRELYRRGVRVRTVRDGGRSRDTSAEFYRRNPACLHRLVPWLKRELHVLYGSHGSLVNIVQHIIMSRITRYDMEDGAIYEELRPFIQGRTEHFLHEFISFAKSPFNMEAYDQHAVYDCPAPSSNEDSSSNSSVIAISEDEEHSVELDPPGDSMSTLSHSVWDDETPGPSYSTTAEQSRVERLSVPDSDSDSSLEEETLEFGASPQQTSPRNQTDMTQGEVNNEGCLSSDSEDCVIVGFVKPTAERTPELVQLSSDSDESDSEDTKEVPLLPQHIRFSSLSPQASQSSDPSGAGRSENADTDRYGHLESKEKCCSLTSSRYKTSSRPDRKDRERERFRERHWSKDRDQRRRRRRSRSRERRHSSRSPVMSQCSVSTLSRERERDYSYFSGRDFYSKCDSNYKKKDSYQSYQSYSHYSQERNDSGTHYTERRSYYYSSRKHSDRHSHSRSRSCSRDSRRRDRRHSQSFSSSRSPSAKRRSHHDKPGGKRKYKTRHLEEPADNTLSKSCREGDPSTSLTKHKKKSKEKHSKKSKESSRKTSRSLSVELVNEENPPERSRRHHKKKKKHKKKSKRHKSNERTEKHSPTVITIDSDSDFFANDSVTQASSTNKDNSIDSTTDDPVDPAAPGLSGVVKWRSRFPLCVVGSDGFTLSC; via the coding sequence ATGTCAGCGATCAAGATTGCcctgcagcagagccagaaGAGTGGCAGAAGGAAAACCTCTGAAGCAATGTCTGCAGAGGTGTCTCCAGACTCCAAGTGTCCCATCTGTTTGGACATATTTAACAACATTTCATACCTGGACCTCTGCCTGCACAAGTTCTGTTTCCGTTGTATTCATGAGTGGTCCAAGAACAAAGCAGAGTGCCCTCTATGCAAACAGCCATTTAATTCAATCTACCACAGTATAAAGTCGGAGCAAGACTTTAAGAAGTATGACTTGCAGCCAGTGGATAATGGCTCCTTTGGAACTTTTGGGGGAGTGCGGTTTCGATACCGCACTACTCTTACTGGAGCCCAACGACAGATGTGGGGAAggacctctcctcctccagacaACGGAGTAATGTTTGAAGCCTCAACAAACCCTCCCCAGCAGCGGCAGGACCGTTACATCCGTCGCATGATGATGAGGTTGGCAGCCAAGAGGAGAGCTGCAAGTGAAGGGAGGGCAGTGAACAGTGTCCGAGAGCAGGAAATGATAAACTTCAGGAGGGAACTGTACAGACGAGGGGTCAGGGTTCGGACCGTTCGAGATGGCGGCCGCTCACGGGACACCTCAGCTGAGTTCTACCGAAGAAATCCCGCCTGCCTACATAGACTGGTCCCATGGCTAAAAAGAGAACTCCACGTGCTGTATGGGTCCCACGGCTCTTTGGTCAACATAGTTCAGCACATCATCATGTCACGCATCACACGTTATGACATGGAGGATGGAGCTATTTACGAAGAGCTCAGGCCGTTCATCCAGGGGCGCACTGAGCACTTTCTGCATGAGTTCATCAGCTTTGCAAAGTCCCCCTTCAATATGGAGGCCTATGACCAGCATGCTGTCTATGACTGCCCGGCCCCATCCTCAAATGAAGACAGCAGCTCCAACTCATCTGTGATAGCTATTTCAGAGGATGAGGAACACTCTGTGGAGCTGGACCCCCCTGGAGACTCCATGTCTACTCTCAGTCACTCTGTGTGGGACGATGAGACACCTGGGCCATCGTATTCGACAACGGCGGAGCAGAGCAGAGTAGAGCGCCTCTCAGTCCCcgactcagactcagacagcAGTTTAGAGGAGGAGACACTAGAGTTTGGGGCTTCTCCACAGCAAACGAGTCCTCGTAACCAAACAGACATGACTCAGGGTGAAGTTAACAACGAAGGGTGTTTGTCTTCTGACAGCGAAGACTGTGTCATTGTAGGCTTTGTCAAGCCGACAGCAGAGAGGACTCCGGAGCTGGTCCAgctctcctctgactctgatgAGTCTGACAGTGAAGATACTAAGGAAGTGCCTCTTTTACCTCAACACATCCGCTTCTCCAGCCTCAGCCCTCAGGCTTCGCAGAGTAGCGATCCAAGTGGTGCTGGACGGTCAgaaaatgcagacacagaccGCTATGGTCACTTGGAATCAAAAGAAAAGTGTTGCTCTTTGACATCTAGCAGATACAAGACGTCCAGTAGGccagacagaaaagacagagaacgAGAGAGATTTAGGGAGAGGCACTGGTCAAAggacagagaccagaggaggaggaggaggaggtcaagAAGTAGAGAGCGCAGGCACTCTAGCAGGAGCCCGGTGATGTCCCAGTGCAGTGTCAGCACTCTgtcaagagaaagagaaagagactaTTCTTACTTCAGCGGCAGAGACTTCTACTCAAAATGTGACAGCAATTATAAGAAGAAGGATAGTTATCAGAGCTATCAGTCATATAGTCATTACAGCCAAGAGAGAAATGACAGCGGGACGCATTATACAGAGAGGCGGTCCTACTATTACAGTAGTCGCAAGCACTCAGATAGGCACTCGCACTCTCGCTCCAGGAGTTGCAGCAGAGACTCGCGGAGACGGGACAGGAGGCATTCTCAATCTTTTTCCAGCAGTCGCTCACCTTCAGCAAAACGGAGATCCCACCACGACAAGCCTGGTGGAAAGAGgaaatacaaaacaagacatttggaGGAACCGGCTGACAACACACTTTCCAAATCGTGCCGCGAAGGTGACCCCTCCACTTCattaacaaaacacaagaaaaagagcaaagagaagcACAGCAAAAAATCCAAAGAGAGCTCAAGAAAGACGAGCAGGAGCCTCAGTGTGGAGCTCGTCAATGAGGAAAACCCCCCTGAGCGAAGCAGACGCCACcataagaaaaagaagaagcacaagaaaaagagcaaaaggcACAAGAGTAACGAGCGCACAGAGAAGCACTCGCCCACTGTCATCACcattgacagtgacagtgattttTTTGCTAATGACAGTGTCACCCAGGCCAGCAGCACTAATAAGGACAACTCTATTGACAGTACCACAGATGACCCAGTAGACCCTGCCGCTCCTGGCCTCTCTGGCGTAGTTAAGTGGAGGTCCAGATTCCCACTCTGTGTGGTGGGAAGTGATGGATTCACTCTCAGCTGCTAA